A window from Opitutia bacterium ISCC 52 encodes these proteins:
- a CDS encoding ATP-dependent DNA helicase: MIGFQNEIEAESAPELLFDLVQKTFGEDGWLQTELGMEYRPQQETMAREVVGAFNNDQPLLFEAGTGVGKSLAYLIPAILLAVHQKRQGIVATHTISLQEQIKDNDLEICRTLFKKVPELAVYAEFKVAFLIGKGNYLCSTRLDQAIAQKTELIPSDEQTELERIVKWSMETQVGIRQELMPPPSFDVWEWVNADSSACSKKHCDPKTCHYQKARARIRDAHLLIVNHSLLFSLLGSGKPEPKGRGILYPEDFVVLDEAHTVPAVATEHYGMGLSSYGVNRLLSFLYNPKRRKGLLKRHGTKGDCDLVIRVRNEADHFFRQVGDLFLEKRQIARIYKPDWLDPSLLPQLRGLIVRIKEIAIHLDDGPEKLVVEDHRDRLSDLHNGIKQFIAQSLEDQVYWVERGGRGGKIIYLRSAPIDVSEYLKQSLFMQETGILLTSATLATGESMGNFQKQVGAEKELAFQVTSPFDYQRNVQIFISEDAPAPNAKDGRQDLDYMENMILFSVEQMEGGTLVLFTNYYDLNQIARRIEPELENLGRPMFQQGRDYSRSELTREFAKAGNGVLLGTESFWAGVDVPGPSLSQVIITRLPFENPSHPVAEAKSDWIKEQGKSPFIELTLPDALIKFRQGMGRLIRKKDDKGIITILDSRIFTKRYGIQFLNTLPKRDYHKFSLSDRDWVFEHAHY, encoded by the coding sequence ATGATAGGTTTTCAAAACGAAATCGAAGCAGAGTCCGCCCCGGAACTGCTATTTGATTTGGTTCAAAAGACCTTCGGTGAGGATGGTTGGCTGCAAACGGAATTGGGCATGGAATACCGTCCCCAGCAAGAGACCATGGCACGAGAAGTCGTGGGTGCCTTCAACAACGATCAACCCTTACTATTTGAAGCTGGAACTGGAGTCGGCAAAAGCCTCGCTTACCTGATCCCTGCCATCTTGCTAGCAGTTCACCAAAAGCGCCAGGGGATCGTTGCTACCCATACCATCTCTCTACAGGAACAGATCAAAGACAACGATCTGGAGATCTGTCGCACGCTCTTCAAGAAGGTGCCGGAACTTGCTGTTTATGCTGAATTCAAAGTCGCATTCCTGATAGGCAAAGGAAACTACCTTTGCAGCACTCGCTTAGATCAAGCCATTGCGCAGAAGACGGAACTCATTCCTTCCGACGAGCAGACTGAGTTGGAACGCATCGTCAAGTGGTCCATGGAAACCCAAGTAGGCATTCGCCAGGAACTGATGCCTCCACCCTCCTTTGACGTCTGGGAGTGGGTGAATGCAGACTCATCGGCCTGCAGCAAAAAGCACTGCGATCCGAAAACCTGTCATTACCAAAAAGCACGTGCCCGCATACGGGACGCTCATCTGCTCATCGTAAACCATAGTCTGCTTTTTTCTCTACTTGGTTCGGGCAAACCAGAACCCAAAGGCCGCGGTATTCTCTACCCTGAAGACTTTGTGGTTCTGGACGAAGCGCACACCGTTCCGGCGGTTGCGACTGAACACTACGGCATGGGGCTCAGCTCCTACGGAGTGAATCGCCTGCTTTCATTTCTCTACAATCCCAAACGCAGAAAAGGCCTCCTTAAAAGACACGGCACCAAAGGTGATTGCGACCTGGTCATTCGCGTGCGCAACGAGGCCGATCATTTTTTCAGACAAGTCGGAGATCTATTCCTGGAAAAGAGGCAGATCGCCCGCATTTACAAACCAGATTGGCTGGATCCTTCTCTACTACCTCAACTACGCGGACTGATTGTACGCATCAAAGAGATCGCTATTCACTTAGATGATGGGCCGGAGAAATTAGTCGTGGAAGATCATCGTGACCGGTTATCGGATCTCCACAACGGCATCAAACAGTTCATAGCACAATCGTTAGAAGATCAGGTCTACTGGGTCGAACGAGGAGGACGAGGAGGCAAAATCATCTATCTTAGAAGTGCGCCCATCGATGTCTCCGAGTATTTAAAGCAAAGTCTGTTCATGCAGGAAACCGGGATTCTGCTCACCAGTGCTACTTTGGCTACGGGTGAGTCTATGGGAAATTTTCAGAAACAGGTCGGAGCTGAGAAGGAACTGGCGTTTCAAGTCACCTCACCATTCGACTATCAACGCAACGTCCAGATTTTCATTTCCGAAGACGCGCCAGCACCCAACGCCAAGGACGGACGTCAGGACCTTGACTACATGGAGAACATGATCCTCTTCAGCGTCGAGCAAATGGAGGGTGGCACCTTGGTTCTCTTTACCAACTACTACGATCTAAATCAAATTGCCCGCCGCATTGAGCCCGAGCTGGAGAATCTCGGACGTCCTATGTTTCAGCAAGGACGTGATTATTCACGATCCGAACTCACTCGGGAATTTGCCAAGGCCGGCAATGGAGTTCTTCTCGGCACAGAAAGCTTCTGGGCCGGAGTCGATGTTCCCGGTCCTTCGCTATCACAGGTCATCATCACTCGACTGCCTTTCGAGAATCCTTCGCACCCGGTTGCCGAAGCCAAAAGCGACTGGATAAAAGAACAAGGCAAAAGCCCATTCATCGAGCTGACCCTACCCGATGCATTAATCAAATTCAGACAAGGCATGGGCCGCCTCATTCGGAAGAAAGATGACAAGGGCATCATCACTATCCTGGACTCACGGATTTTCACCAAGCGATATGGCATCCAATTTTTGAATACATTACCAAAAAGAGACTATCACAAATTCAGCCTCTCTGATCGAGACTGGGTTTTTGAACACGCCCACTACTAG
- the cadA gene encoding cadmium-translocating P-type ATPase — protein sequence MEDLRTFLRDQEDVQAIRISPESHTVSVATFGKGELDEIESALRELLNGVERQMKARSGIESRFPAEGLWLRTESDQTVLEKTQCPAVRSLWTWKEYDWPSEDEGDETEEEWKLLAVLAGTCGVFLISAFGLGFWEATPSWLGYLLYGLAIVSGGWDAALDTFENLKRGQVDIHFLMLAVALGAVSIGSWAEGALLLFLFSLSGALEEFAEHRTYREIDSLTKAAPKTATVLDEEGEASIKPIESVEPGMTIAVKPDELFPVDGEVVSGKTASDESNLTGEATPVEKLKGDVVYSGTLNLWGAVQVRVLRKATESSLQKIVRLIQDAQHLKAPSQRFTDKFGTGYTYLILGITLAFFLFSWLVLDLPLYKNTESSLSAFYRAMTFLVVASPCALVLSIPSAILAAIAWGARKGILFRGGAAIEKLAEVDVVAMDKTGTLTQGELAVRDVESFPAGKEEAVLQRAYSLEMQSNHPIARAIVSHGKKKGLNAIPVEDFQSVSGRGLRGQVEDESIFLGRRELMADGPLADWIEHVEEPPPSVTEVWVFQKDLIGRILLEDKIREHSGDTLKKLKALGLKTLMLTGDRRSAAEAVGQEIGVQEVRSGLMPEDKVQIITELTEAGNKVAMVGDGVNDAPSLAAAYVAVSMGARGSDAALEQSEVVLMNDKIEKFLTAFQLSCKAKRIIKQNLVISLGTVVLMAGAALFGLIPLTIGVLAHEGSTVVVCLNSLRLLVSSEQ from the coding sequence ATGGAAGATCTGAGGACCTTCCTGCGCGACCAAGAGGACGTGCAGGCCATTCGTATTAGCCCTGAATCCCACACTGTATCTGTGGCCACCTTTGGAAAGGGGGAATTGGATGAGATCGAGTCAGCCTTACGTGAACTGCTCAATGGCGTGGAACGTCAAATGAAAGCCCGGTCGGGAATCGAATCCCGTTTCCCAGCCGAAGGGCTTTGGCTCAGGACTGAATCGGATCAGACCGTGTTGGAGAAGACTCAGTGTCCTGCTGTGCGATCTCTTTGGACCTGGAAAGAATATGATTGGCCGTCCGAAGATGAGGGTGATGAAACGGAGGAAGAGTGGAAGTTATTAGCGGTGCTGGCTGGGACCTGTGGGGTGTTTCTAATCTCAGCCTTTGGGCTTGGGTTTTGGGAAGCGACTCCCTCTTGGCTTGGCTACCTATTGTATGGTCTGGCCATTGTTTCTGGAGGCTGGGATGCCGCTTTGGACACCTTCGAGAATCTCAAGCGTGGCCAAGTCGACATTCATTTTCTCATGCTGGCGGTCGCTTTGGGCGCGGTTAGCATAGGCTCATGGGCCGAGGGTGCGCTTCTTCTATTTCTGTTTTCATTGTCGGGTGCGCTGGAAGAATTTGCTGAGCACCGTACGTATAGAGAAATTGATTCTTTAACCAAGGCTGCCCCGAAAACGGCGACGGTTTTAGACGAAGAGGGTGAGGCGTCCATTAAGCCCATTGAGTCGGTAGAACCGGGAATGACTATTGCCGTAAAACCGGATGAACTGTTTCCCGTAGATGGGGAAGTGGTTTCGGGTAAGACGGCCTCAGACGAGTCCAACCTTACCGGGGAAGCGACCCCCGTTGAAAAGTTGAAGGGTGACGTCGTATATAGCGGTACTCTGAATCTTTGGGGGGCGGTTCAGGTGCGAGTTCTGAGAAAGGCGACGGAAAGTTCTCTGCAGAAAATTGTCCGCCTTATCCAGGACGCGCAGCACCTAAAAGCCCCGAGCCAACGATTTACTGACAAGTTTGGGACGGGCTACACTTACCTTATCTTAGGCATCACCTTGGCCTTCTTTTTGTTCTCATGGTTGGTGTTGGATCTTCCACTCTATAAAAATACTGAAAGTTCCTTGTCCGCCTTTTACAGGGCGATGACTTTTCTTGTGGTCGCTAGTCCGTGTGCCTTAGTGCTCTCCATTCCCTCAGCCATTTTGGCGGCCATTGCCTGGGGAGCTCGAAAGGGGATTCTATTTCGGGGTGGGGCGGCGATTGAGAAATTGGCCGAGGTGGATGTTGTTGCCATGGATAAAACCGGTACGCTCACCCAAGGTGAATTAGCTGTTCGAGATGTAGAGAGCTTTCCGGCGGGCAAAGAGGAAGCAGTTCTACAACGAGCTTATAGCTTAGAAATGCAGTCTAACCATCCGATTGCCCGTGCCATTGTGAGCCACGGTAAAAAGAAGGGGCTTAATGCGATCCCAGTTGAAGATTTTCAATCGGTCAGTGGGCGGGGGCTTCGCGGTCAAGTTGAGGACGAATCCATCTTTCTAGGTCGACGAGAGTTGATGGCAGATGGACCTCTCGCAGACTGGATCGAGCATGTGGAAGAACCACCGCCTTCGGTGACTGAAGTGTGGGTATTTCAGAAAGACTTGATTGGAAGGATTCTGCTCGAGGACAAGATTCGCGAGCATTCGGGGGATACCTTGAAAAAACTTAAGGCTCTGGGACTCAAAACGCTCATGCTAACTGGAGATCGTCGCAGCGCGGCCGAAGCGGTCGGGCAGGAAATCGGAGTCCAGGAAGTCAGAAGCGGTTTAATGCCCGAAGATAAAGTCCAAATCATCACCGAGCTAACAGAAGCAGGTAACAAGGTAGCCATGGTCGGTGATGGAGTGAACGACGCTCCCAGCCTGGCAGCTGCTTATGTAGCGGTTTCTATGGGTGCTCGGGGAAGTGATGCCGCGCTCGAGCAGAGTGAAGTCGTTCTCATGAATGACAAGATTGAGAAGTTCCTCACCGCATTTCAGCTCAGTTGTAAAGCCAAGCGCATTATTAAGCAGAATCTGGTCATTTCTCTTGGAACGGTTGTTCTCATGGCTGGAGCGGCTTTATTTGGCCTGATTCCTTTAACGATAGGCGTTCTTGCCCATGAGGGTAGCACAGTGGTTGTCTGCCTGAATAGCCTGCGATTACTGGTCTCAAGCGAGCAGTAA
- the prfB gene encoding peptide chain release factor 2 (programmed frameshift), whose amino-acid sequence MITPETRSKIEEINKRGGYLWRYLDVEGKQASVASMEATMAEPGFWDNQETAQKTVADMNVLKRAISGIVAYNAKLEDLNAIAELVDEEEADEDGEFSKELLSTVETLLTELEELEIASFLNGPHDNSNAFLTIHSGAGGTESCDWAEMLYRMYTRWAERNGYTVDVQDMQQGEEAGLSRVTMMISGLNAYGYAKAERGVHRLVRISPFDSNKKRHTSFCSVDVIAEIVDDVGIELRKEDLREDTYRASGAGGQHVNKTESAIRLTHIPTGIVVTCQNGRSQHKNRATAMGMLKSRVYEKEQDEKRAELDKFYGEKGEIGWGNQIRSYVFQPYQMVKDLRTGVDTSDIKGVMDGDINRFIYSWLRAGCPTTRNKDIQMED is encoded by the exons ATGATTACTCCTGAAACACGTAGCAAGATAGAAGAGATTAACAAACGTGGCGGTTATCTTTGGAGGTATCTT GACGTAGAAGGAAAACAAGCTTCGGTAGCTTCTATGGAAGCGACTATGGCTGAACCGGGTTTTTGGGATAACCAGGAAACCGCGCAGAAAACAGTCGCCGACATGAATGTTCTCAAACGTGCGATAAGTGGAATCGTCGCCTACAACGCCAAACTCGAAGATCTCAATGCCATTGCCGAACTGGTTGATGAGGAGGAAGCCGACGAGGATGGAGAATTTTCAAAAGAGCTTCTCTCAACGGTTGAAACTCTACTCACGGAACTGGAAGAGCTGGAGATCGCTTCGTTCCTCAATGGTCCACATGATAATAGTAATGCATTCCTGACCATTCACTCAGGAGCAGGAGGAACTGAATCCTGTGATTGGGCTGAAATGCTTTATCGTATGTATACTCGCTGGGCTGAGCGGAATGGTTATACTGTTGACGTTCAGGATATGCAGCAGGGTGAAGAGGCGGGATTAAGTCGTGTTACGATGATGATCTCCGGATTGAATGCGTATGGATATGCCAAAGCCGAACGGGGCGTGCATCGTTTGGTTCGGATTTCTCCGTTCGACTCCAATAAGAAAAGGCACACCTCTTTCTGTTCAGTGGATGTGATCGCCGAGATTGTCGACGATGTAGGTATTGAACTCAGAAAAGAGGATTTACGCGAAGACACATACCGAGCGAGTGGTGCAGGAGGGCAGCACGTTAATAAGACTGAGTCAGCCATTCGTTTAACTCACATTCCAACTGGAATTGTTGTTACCTGCCAAAATGGTCGTTCACAGCATAAAAACCGCGCCACTGCCATGGGCATGCTAAAGTCCCGAGTTTATGAAAAAGAACAGGATGAAAAGCGGGCTGAGTTGGATAAGTTCTATGGCGAGAAAGGTGAAATCGGCTGGGGCAATCAAATCCGTAGTTATGTATTTCAGCCCTACCAGATGGTTAAGGACTTGCGAACAGGTGTAGATACTTCCGATATTAAAGGAGTCATGGATGGGGATATTAATCGATTTATCTATAGTTGGTTGCGTGCCGGTTGTCCGACTACGCGCAATAAGGACATTCAGATGGAGGATTGA
- the surE gene encoding 5'/3'-nucleotidase SurE: MPSFLITNDDGIQIYFLRSLAAALLEFGEVYVAAPKNEQSWVGRAMSRNRDIAVRKLEDYPATEAWEIDGTPSDAINIALGHLMPHKPDVVVSGINVGWNAMVPVLYSSGTVAGALEGASWGIPAVALSMYIHEDHFEKIKEDSVNPDESVRNGIDIAAQLGAEFSNTKVGEANEDSEVYNVNFPMSPKLDSPWIATQPGKIHFKSLFQRYDDTSFRFAYEERMPGSEARELPSDYETFLNGNISLSVLNFNQLGKRFSLEKKASPPIDKATWPHHAFHE; the protein is encoded by the coding sequence ATGCCTTCCTTTCTAATCACAAACGACGACGGTATTCAGATATACTTCCTCCGATCACTAGCAGCAGCCTTATTGGAATTTGGAGAGGTCTACGTCGCTGCCCCCAAAAATGAACAAAGCTGGGTAGGGCGTGCCATGTCTCGAAACCGCGACATTGCCGTTCGCAAACTGGAAGATTACCCTGCGACCGAAGCCTGGGAGATCGATGGGACACCCAGTGATGCCATCAATATAGCATTGGGCCATTTGATGCCGCATAAGCCAGATGTAGTCGTATCGGGTATCAACGTGGGCTGGAACGCCATGGTACCGGTTTTGTATAGTTCAGGAACTGTTGCAGGAGCCCTCGAAGGAGCAAGCTGGGGAATTCCCGCCGTAGCCCTCTCGATGTACATCCATGAGGACCATTTTGAAAAAATTAAAGAGGACTCTGTAAACCCTGACGAAAGCGTGCGAAACGGTATCGATATAGCAGCTCAACTTGGAGCGGAATTCTCCAATACAAAAGTGGGCGAAGCCAATGAGGATAGTGAGGTGTATAACGTAAACTTCCCCATGAGTCCCAAGCTGGATTCTCCTTGGATCGCTACCCAACCCGGAAAGATCCATTTCAAGAGTCTATTCCAGAGATATGACGATACCTCTTTTCGGTTTGCGTACGAAGAACGCATGCCAGGTTCGGAGGCACGTGAACTACCCAGCGATTACGAGACTTTCCTCAACGGCAATATCAGCCTTTCAGTTCTGAACTTCAATCAGCTCGGTAAACGCTTTTCTCTCGAAAAAAAAGCTAGTCCACCAATTGACAAGGCAACATGGCCGCATCACGCATTCCATGAATGA
- a CDS encoding dihydrofolate reductase family protein, with protein MEIIAIAAMSLDGFITQGDEPGTAFTSQEDKDWFGKTMSEFPIKVLGRKTFEVSKDFILAHSQASGPGLRVVMTRDPTNFRDCYIPDRLEFKDSSVDEIVASLKQRPLTDSRVAVLGGGAVYSAFLNAGLLDEFWITLEPQLFGSGTPIATEPSLATLTLKESIQLGPSTLLLKYKCAKS; from the coding sequence ATGGAAATAATCGCCATAGCGGCCATGTCCCTCGATGGTTTTATTACTCAGGGTGATGAACCTGGAACTGCGTTCACCTCCCAGGAGGACAAAGACTGGTTTGGGAAAACAATGAGCGAATTCCCCATCAAGGTTTTGGGGAGAAAAACCTTCGAAGTCTCCAAAGATTTTATCTTGGCCCATTCACAAGCGAGTGGACCAGGATTGCGAGTCGTGATGACCCGGGATCCTACAAACTTCAGAGACTGCTATATTCCTGATCGCCTTGAATTTAAAGACAGTTCGGTGGATGAGATCGTTGCGTCTTTGAAGCAGCGACCATTGACCGATTCGAGGGTAGCCGTTCTAGGAGGAGGAGCCGTCTACAGTGCATTTTTAAACGCAGGACTGCTTGATGAATTCTGGATCACCCTTGAGCCTCAGCTCTTCGGATCCGGCACGCCCATCGCCACAGAGCCATCTCTCGCTACACTAACGTTGAAAGAATCCATTCAATTGGGCCCTTCCACCCTACTCTTGAAGTACAAATGCGCTAAATCATGA
- a CDS encoding transposase, producing MRKGRFSQEGASYFLTVCTTNRQKILTEPGVPTDVFNALMICKEIFDLVASVVISDHIHIIIKLHGSSLTKAIQILKSRSAIAINHALNRKGPVWQPTSFDHKFRNDEDLFPILMYMWKNPSPSGLNFRCRNEEWLWFKSMVTKDVEYPSWLKEHPMG from the coding sequence TTGCGAAAAGGTCGATTCTCGCAAGAAGGGGCAAGCTACTTTCTCACCGTATGTACTACGAATAGGCAAAAGATACTGACAGAGCCCGGTGTTCCCACGGACGTTTTTAATGCTTTGATGATATGTAAGGAGATTTTCGACTTAGTTGCGTCAGTGGTTATTTCAGATCACATTCATATTATTATCAAACTCCACGGTAGTTCTTTAACCAAGGCAATCCAGATTCTAAAAAGTCGATCTGCTATTGCGATTAATCACGCCTTGAATCGGAAAGGACCTGTTTGGCAGCCGACATCCTTTGATCACAAATTTCGCAATGATGAGGATCTGTTTCCCATCTTAATGTATATGTGGAAGAATCCAAGTCCTTCTGGGCTGAATTTTCGTTGTAGAAATGAGGAGTGGTTATGGTTCAAAAGCATGGTGACCAAGGATGTAGAGTATCCGTCTTGGTTGAAGGAGCATCCGATGGGATGA
- the rpsO gene encoding 30S ribosomal protein S15 — protein sequence MSNTVKVDKQPIIEKFRKSDADTGSSEVQIALLTARIAHLTDHLRVHRKDYHSRRGLIAMASRRRKLLDYVKKHDLNKYKQLLEELNLRR from the coding sequence ATGTCGAATACAGTAAAAGTTGATAAACAACCCATCATTGAGAAGTTTCGCAAAAGCGATGCTGACACTGGATCCTCTGAGGTGCAAATCGCACTGTTAACTGCGAGGATCGCACACCTGACTGACCACTTGCGTGTTCACCGTAAAGATTATCACTCCCGTCGTGGACTGATTGCTATGGCGAGCCGTAGACGCAAGTTGCTGGATTACGTAAAAAAGCACGATCTCAACAAGTATAAGCAATTGTTGGAAGAGTTGAATCTCCGTCGCTAA
- a CDS encoding phosphoadenylyl-sulfate reductase, whose amino-acid sequence MNQALPVKNTKSVTEVDPASNPLEDSSAQERIRWAVDQFGDRLIMSTSFGAQSAVMLHMVSVAAPQVPIIMVDTGYMFPETYQFVDSLKEKLNLNLHVYQPLMSAARQEAIYGKRWEQGEEALAQYNLMNKVEPMNRALVDFNAKGWLAGLRREQSSTRKHLDVVMKQGNITKVHPIIDWTDREIYQYLTNNNLSYHPLWEQGYVSIGDKHSTSRLLEGMTAEETRFNGQKRECGLHELSGQSDFMI is encoded by the coding sequence GTGAACCAGGCTCTACCAGTCAAAAACACTAAATCAGTGACCGAAGTCGATCCAGCTAGCAATCCCTTGGAGGATTCCAGCGCCCAGGAGCGTATTCGTTGGGCGGTGGACCAGTTTGGGGATCGGTTGATCATGAGTACCAGCTTTGGCGCTCAGTCGGCGGTGATGCTTCATATGGTATCGGTGGCAGCGCCGCAGGTTCCGATTATCATGGTTGATACGGGGTATATGTTTCCCGAAACATACCAATTTGTTGATTCTCTGAAGGAAAAGCTGAATCTCAACTTGCACGTCTATCAGCCATTGATGAGCGCTGCCCGGCAGGAAGCCATTTATGGAAAGCGCTGGGAGCAAGGTGAGGAAGCTTTGGCCCAGTACAATCTTATGAACAAGGTGGAGCCCATGAATCGTGCCTTGGTGGATTTCAATGCCAAGGGCTGGTTGGCTGGGTTGCGCCGTGAGCAATCGTCTACCCGCAAGCATTTGGACGTGGTTATGAAGCAGGGCAACATCACCAAGGTTCATCCGATCATTGATTGGACTGACCGGGAGATCTATCAGTATCTGACCAACAACAATCTGTCATATCATCCATTGTGGGAGCAGGGGTATGTTTCCATCGGAGATAAGCATAGTACTTCCCGACTGTTAGAAGGTATGACGGCCGAGGAAACACGATTCAATGGTCAGAAGCGTGAGTGTGGATTGCATGAATTGTCCGGTCAGTCGGACTTCATGATTTAG
- a CDS encoding polyribonucleotide nucleotidyltransferase — translation MKQTHSVTVDGLGMTFSTGDIAKQSSGAVTVGLGETSLFVCATVAEELRPDQNWFPLTVDYREKYSAAGRFPGGYFKREGRPSEKEILTSRLCDRPLRPLFPKGFMNEIQVIGILLSTDLVNDADILMVNGASAAVLISDIPWNGPVGCIRLAQIEGEFVVNPTNEQQCDSDLDLIYVGTETEMLMIEGSADQLPEARFIEALEFAQEAIQPIIAAQRELAKIAGKEKREFPLYNVTEENLQFVRELIADRLKEAVNTAKKSERRAAIKALKEEAGEAMLEAQGEENYEASQLNMAMEVLQEEVYRGGILNDGKRADGRAPLDLRQITCKTDILPTVHGSSVFTRGETQSLGLLTLGGMSDAQSLDAITGGSKEKSFILHYNFPPYSVGETGRFGVPGRREIGHGALAERSLLPVIPAEDEFPYSMRIVSEIMESNGSTSMASVCAGCLALMDAGVPIIAPVAGISTGLVTEKDADGNYTKKIIMTDIIGDEDHFGDMDFKICGTREGITGFQLDLKINGLPADVMRESIAQSFDARMKILDAMAEAMPEARAEVKDNAPRIQTIQIDPEKIGLLIGPGGKNIRRMTEVSGANIEIDDDNSGKVYIYSNSKQSLEIAHNEIKMLTAEIEVGEIYRGTVKSVKDFGAFVEALPGKEGLVHISELADFRVRKTEDVAKLGDEIWVKCIGIDDKGRVKLSRKAAMAERETDNDNDDSEPEEESANEDE, via the coding sequence ATGAAACAGACACACTCAGTTACAGTCGACGGACTCGGAATGACGTTTTCGACCGGCGATATAGCTAAACAATCCAGTGGTGCCGTAACCGTTGGGCTTGGCGAAACCAGTCTCTTCGTATGCGCCACCGTGGCCGAAGAACTGCGCCCTGACCAAAATTGGTTTCCACTAACTGTAGATTATCGCGAAAAATACTCTGCTGCAGGACGCTTTCCTGGTGGCTATTTTAAACGCGAAGGTCGCCCAAGTGAAAAGGAAATCCTAACTTCACGCCTTTGCGACCGTCCATTACGTCCGCTTTTCCCGAAGGGTTTCATGAATGAAATCCAGGTTATCGGAATCCTGCTCTCCACCGACTTGGTGAACGACGCAGACATCCTGATGGTAAACGGAGCTTCAGCCGCAGTATTGATTTCAGACATTCCCTGGAATGGACCTGTAGGATGTATCCGCCTGGCACAAATCGAAGGTGAATTCGTAGTCAACCCGACGAACGAGCAGCAGTGCGATTCTGACCTCGACCTCATCTATGTAGGAACCGAGACAGAGATGCTCATGATTGAAGGATCTGCTGATCAACTTCCTGAAGCTCGATTCATCGAAGCATTGGAATTTGCTCAAGAAGCCATCCAACCCATTATCGCAGCTCAACGTGAGCTGGCTAAGATTGCCGGTAAGGAAAAGCGTGAATTCCCACTCTACAACGTAACAGAAGAAAACCTTCAGTTTGTCCGCGAGCTAATCGCAGACCGTTTGAAGGAAGCAGTTAATACTGCGAAGAAATCTGAACGACGTGCAGCTATCAAGGCTCTGAAAGAAGAAGCTGGTGAAGCGATGTTGGAAGCACAAGGGGAAGAAAACTACGAAGCCAGCCAACTCAACATGGCGATGGAAGTGCTTCAGGAAGAAGTTTATCGTGGGGGTATCCTTAACGACGGTAAACGCGCCGACGGAAGAGCTCCATTGGATCTTCGCCAAATCACTTGCAAAACTGATATTCTTCCAACGGTTCACGGTTCTTCCGTGTTTACACGTGGAGAAACACAATCACTTGGACTGCTTACCTTGGGTGGCATGAGCGACGCTCAGTCTCTCGACGCCATCACAGGCGGAAGCAAAGAAAAGTCATTTATCCTACACTATAACTTCCCTCCCTACTCTGTAGGTGAGACGGGACGGTTTGGTGTTCCTGGCCGTCGTGAAATCGGTCATGGTGCATTGGCAGAACGTTCACTACTTCCGGTAATCCCGGCAGAAGATGAGTTCCCATACTCCATGCGTATCGTATCCGAAATCATGGAGTCCAATGGATCCACTTCCATGGCTTCTGTTTGTGCCGGTTGTTTAGCGCTCATGGATGCAGGTGTTCCTATCATCGCTCCAGTAGCCGGTATTTCCACTGGTCTGGTAACCGAAAAAGATGCTGACGGAAACTACACCAAGAAGATCATCATGACCGACATCATCGGTGACGAAGATCACTTTGGCGATATGGACTTCAAAATCTGTGGTACTCGTGAAGGGATCACTGGATTCCAATTAGACTTGAAGATTAATGGTCTTCCAGCCGATGTCATGAGAGAATCGATCGCGCAATCTTTCGATGCGCGGATGAAGATCCTCGATGCTATGGCTGAAGCGATGCCAGAAGCACGTGCGGAAGTTAAGGACAACGCTCCTCGTATCCAAACCATCCAAATCGATCCTGAAAAGATCGGCCTGTTGATTGGTCCTGGCGGCAAAAACATCCGTCGCATGACTGAAGTCTCTGGAGCCAACATCGAAATCGATGACGACAACAGCGGTAAGGTCTATATTTATAGCAATAGCAAACAATCGCTGGAGATCGCCCACAACGAAATCAAGATGCTCACAGCTGAAATCGAAGTAGGTGAAATCTACCGCGGCACCGTAAAGTCAGTTAAAGACTTCGGTGCATTCGTAGAAGCGCTCCCAGGGAAAGAAGGATTGGTTCACATTTCTGAACTGGCCGACTTCCGCGTTCGCAAGACCGAGGATGTTGCCAAACTCGGCGACGAGATCTGGGTCAAATGTATCGGTATCGATGACAAGGGTCGTGTAAAGCTGAGCCGCAAGGCTGCTATGGCTGAACGTGAAACAGACAACGACAACGATGATTCAGAACCTGAAGAAGAATCAGCGAACGAAGACGAGTAA